A genomic stretch from Halorhodospira halophila SL1 includes:
- a CDS encoding GNAT family N-acetyltransferase, with product MTRSMQEESEPERTEQDEHHLRLRNMVLEDYDDVAHIMDQVYPDMDGAWSREQFAAQINRFPEGQICIEDNGRVVAGAITLIVDYGRFGDKHTYEEITGGGYLTTHDPNGDVLYGVDIFVDPEYRSMRLGRRLYDARKELCRRLNLRGIVAGGRIPGYTRHADEMSPEAYIELVKRREIHDPILSFQLANDFHVRRIITDYLPSDRDSYAYATLVQWNNIFYEPKEQPLITRRKAVVRVGTVQWQMRPMSSVDELIDQVEFFVDALAGYNADFALFPEFFNGPLLSLFNQENPAEAIRGLAQYTEEIVDEMSRLAVSYNINIIAGSMPVYQEQSLYNVSYLCRRDGTTDEQHKLHITPDERSYWGVRGGDELKVFETDIGKIGILVCYDSEFPELPRILNQKGARILFVPYWVDTQTGYLRVRRCAQARAIENECYVAITGSVGNLPKVENIDIQYSQSAVFSPADFAFPHDAIVAETTPNTEMTLIVDLDLDKLTEIRNEGSVRNYKDRRLDLYRIQWLGRD from the coding sequence ATCACGAGGTCCATGCAAGAAGAGTCGGAACCGGAACGGACAGAACAGGACGAGCACCACCTGCGCCTGCGCAACATGGTCCTTGAGGACTACGACGATGTCGCGCACATCATGGACCAAGTGTATCCCGATATGGACGGGGCGTGGTCGCGGGAACAGTTCGCGGCGCAGATCAATCGCTTCCCGGAGGGGCAGATCTGCATCGAGGACAACGGCCGCGTGGTTGCCGGCGCCATCACGCTCATCGTGGACTACGGTCGCTTCGGCGACAAGCACACCTACGAGGAGATCACCGGCGGCGGCTACCTGACCACCCACGACCCCAACGGCGACGTCCTTTACGGCGTGGATATCTTCGTCGACCCGGAGTACCGCTCGATGCGCCTGGGGAGGCGACTCTACGACGCCCGCAAGGAGCTGTGCCGGCGTCTGAACCTGCGCGGCATCGTCGCCGGCGGGCGCATCCCCGGCTACACCCGGCACGCGGACGAGATGTCGCCGGAGGCCTACATCGAGCTGGTCAAGCGCCGCGAGATCCATGACCCGATCCTCTCGTTCCAGCTCGCCAACGACTTCCACGTGCGGCGGATCATCACCGATTACCTGCCCTCGGACCGGGACTCGTACGCCTACGCGACCCTGGTGCAGTGGAACAACATCTTCTACGAACCCAAGGAACAGCCGCTGATCACCCGGCGCAAGGCCGTGGTCCGGGTCGGCACTGTGCAGTGGCAGATGCGCCCGATGAGCTCGGTGGACGAGCTGATCGATCAGGTGGAGTTCTTCGTCGACGCCCTGGCCGGCTACAACGCCGACTTTGCACTGTTCCCGGAGTTCTTCAACGGACCACTGCTTTCGCTGTTCAACCAGGAGAACCCGGCCGAGGCCATCCGCGGCCTGGCGCAGTACACCGAGGAGATCGTCGACGAGATGTCGCGCCTGGCGGTCTCCTACAACATCAATATCATCGCCGGCTCGATGCCCGTCTACCAGGAGCAGTCGCTCTACAACGTCTCCTACCTCTGCCGGCGCGACGGCACGACGGATGAGCAGCACAAGCTGCACATCACCCCCGACGAGCGCTCCTACTGGGGCGTGCGGGGCGGTGACGAACTCAAGGTCTTCGAGACCGACATCGGCAAGATCGGCATCCTGGTCTGCTACGACTCCGAGTTCCCAGAGCTGCCGCGGATCCTCAATCAGAAGGGGGCGCGCATCCTCTTCGTGCCCTACTGGGTCGACACCCAGACCGGCTATCTGCGCGTCCGCCGCTGCGCCCAGGCACGGGCCATCGAGAACGAGTGCTATGTGGCGATCACCGGCTCCGTGGGCAACCTGCCCAAGGTAGAGAACATCGACATCCAGTACTCGCAGTCGGCGGTGTTCTCGCCGGCGGACTTCGCCTTCCCCCACGACGCCATCGTCGCGGAGACCACCCCGAACACCGAGATGACGCTGATCGTCGACCTGGATCTGGACAAGCTCACCGAGATCCGCAACGAGGGCTCGGTCCGCAATTACAAGGACCGTCGCCTGGATCTCTACCGCATCCAGTGGCTGGGCCGGGACTGA
- a CDS encoding DUF3429 family protein translates to MAEEWTGQQGGHGDDPALARELSSATVVIFRSGLTDTRSVVRALHRRGVDYREVEMPMGSAQMRDRFHQLQEMTGWRSLPQIFVHGAFVGGPDELLEHPVIGDEAPAAARAERPGRVLGYAGLVPFVLGLLLAAVAPAALHEQAVAATLVYGAAILSFLGGVHWGVALLRDQRPWSVMAGGVLPALVGWLGAGLGVGGAPAGGALLLAAGFAAWYGYERLADPGTGFPPWYRQLRGRLTAVVCAVLLLLALIA, encoded by the coding sequence ATGGCAGAGGAGTGGACAGGACAACAGGGCGGTCACGGAGACGATCCGGCGCTCGCCCGTGAGCTGAGTTCGGCGACGGTGGTCATCTTCCGCTCGGGCCTGACCGACACCCGCTCGGTGGTGCGTGCGCTGCATCGGCGGGGGGTCGACTACCGGGAGGTCGAGATGCCCATGGGCTCGGCACAGATGCGTGACCGGTTCCACCAGCTCCAGGAGATGACCGGTTGGCGGAGTCTGCCGCAGATCTTCGTCCACGGCGCTTTTGTCGGCGGCCCCGATGAGCTGCTCGAGCATCCGGTGATCGGCGATGAGGCCCCGGCCGCGGCGCGGGCCGAGCGGCCCGGGCGGGTGCTGGGCTACGCCGGGCTGGTCCCCTTCGTCCTCGGGCTGTTGTTGGCTGCCGTCGCCCCGGCGGCGCTGCACGAGCAGGCAGTGGCGGCCACCCTGGTCTACGGCGCCGCCATCCTTTCGTTCCTGGGCGGGGTGCACTGGGGGGTGGCGCTGCTGCGCGACCAGCGCCCCTGGTCGGTGATGGCCGGGGGCGTGTTGCCAGCGCTGGTCGGATGGCTGGGGGCGGGCCTCGGGGTCGGCGGGGCCCCCGCCGGCGGGGCGCTGTTGCTGGCCGCCGGCTTTGCCGCCTGGTACGGCTACGAGCGCCTCGCCGACCCGGGCACCGGTTTCCCGCCTTGGTACCGCCAGCTCCGGGGCCGGCTCACCGCCGTGGTCTGCGCGGTGCTCCTGCTGTTGGCCCTGATCGCCTGA
- the sufT gene encoding putative Fe-S cluster assembly protein SufT codes for MYAPKGEPITFQRDCEAVVIPAGDTGVIPAGAEGVLTQALGGSYTIYLQGYLFRIDGANADAIGKEPPQPPQLPEGATDEDVERLIWEQMATCYDPEIPVNVVDLGLIYRCDIRKDEHGQRHVDIDMTLTAPGCGMGDILAHDVRVKVQMVPTVAEAQVNLVFTPPWSKEMMSEAAKLQVGLM; via the coding sequence ATGTACGCACCCAAAGGCGAACCCATCACCTTCCAGCGCGACTGCGAGGCCGTGGTCATCCCTGCCGGGGACACCGGCGTCATCCCCGCCGGTGCCGAGGGGGTGCTGACCCAGGCCCTCGGCGGCAGCTACACCATCTACCTCCAGGGCTATCTGTTCCGCATCGACGGCGCCAATGCCGACGCCATCGGCAAGGAACCGCCCCAGCCCCCACAGCTGCCGGAGGGGGCCACCGACGAAGACGTGGAGCGCCTGATCTGGGAGCAGATGGCCACCTGCTACGACCCGGAGATCCCGGTCAACGTGGTCGACCTCGGGTTGATCTATCGCTGCGACATCCGCAAGGACGAGCACGGCCAGCGCCACGTCGATATCGACATGACCCTCACCGCCCCCGGCTGCGGGATGGGCGATATCCTCGCCCACGACGTCCGGGTCAAGGTCCAGATGGTGCCCACGGTCGCCGAGGCGCAGGTCAACCTCGTCTTCACCCCGCCGTGGAGCAAAGAGATGATGTCCGAGGCCGCCAAGCTCCAGGTCGGCCTGATGTAG
- a CDS encoding pyridoxal phosphate-dependent aminotransferase, producing the protein MAYPDDIDPDDEREPVWSPSIRALPIPGIRKMVNMAAEMDDVIHLSIGQPDFPMPEHVVEAHIQALRDGKTGYTMDAGLPQMLEAVAEYYSHRYDRPLEPENVLITTGATEAMYLAIAATAAPGRQFLIPDPTFPLYAPLIRMNGAEVKPIPTRAEHGHQIDPQEVIDNIGMRTFGIILNSPSNPTGTVYPRETIEAIVQEAAYRGVYVFSDEVYDHLLLDEMEYPSVLRCTSDLDHVMAVSSLSKTFSMAGLRIGWLISSQGAIKKLQRFHIFTTTVANTPAQWAGVAALKGGMACVDEMLEAYRQRRDRIVELVSKTPHLTSYRPQGAFYIFPSLPPNTDATNLATRMLKETGVCVVPGDAFGDSCPNSLRISYAASMDDIERAFERIIPWMEKQGF; encoded by the coding sequence GTGGCCTATCCCGACGATATCGATCCCGACGACGAGCGCGAGCCGGTGTGGAGCCCCTCGATCCGGGCCCTGCCCATTCCCGGCATCCGCAAGATGGTGAACATGGCGGCCGAGATGGACGACGTCATCCATCTGTCCATTGGCCAGCCGGACTTCCCCATGCCGGAGCACGTTGTCGAGGCCCACATCCAGGCCCTGCGCGACGGCAAGACCGGCTACACCATGGATGCCGGCCTGCCGCAGATGCTCGAGGCGGTGGCGGAGTACTACAGCCACCGCTACGACCGCCCGCTGGAGCCGGAGAACGTGCTCATCACCACCGGCGCCACCGAGGCGATGTATCTGGCCATCGCGGCCACCGCGGCGCCTGGGCGGCAGTTCCTGATCCCGGATCCGACCTTCCCGCTCTACGCCCCGCTGATCCGCATGAACGGCGCCGAGGTCAAGCCGATCCCCACCCGCGCAGAGCACGGTCACCAGATCGATCCCCAGGAGGTGATCGACAACATCGGCATGCGCACCTTCGGGATCATCCTCAACTCGCCGAGCAACCCCACCGGTACGGTCTACCCCCGGGAGACCATCGAGGCCATCGTCCAGGAGGCCGCCTACCGTGGGGTCTACGTCTTCAGCGACGAGGTCTACGACCACCTGCTGCTCGACGAGATGGAGTATCCGAGTGTGCTGCGCTGCACCTCGGACCTGGACCACGTCATGGCGGTCTCCAGCCTGTCGAAGACCTTCAGTATGGCCGGTCTGCGCATCGGCTGGTTGATCTCCAGCCAGGGGGCGATCAAGAAGCTCCAGCGCTTCCATATCTTCACCACCACGGTCGCCAACACGCCGGCGCAGTGGGCCGGGGTGGCCGCCCTCAAGGGGGGGATGGCGTGCGTCGACGAGATGCTCGAGGCCTACCGTCAGCGGCGTGACCGCATCGTTGAGCTCGTTAGCAAGACCCCGCACCTGACCAGCTACCGGCCGCAGGGGGCGTTCTACATCTTCCCGTCGCTGCCGCCGAACACCGACGCCACCAACCTGGCCACGCGCATGCTCAAGGAGACCGGCGTGTGTGTCGTCCCGGGCGACGCCTTCGGCGACAGCTGCCCGAACTCGTTGCGCATCAGCTACGCGGCCTCGATGGACGACATCGAGCGGGCCTTCGAGCGCATCATCCCGTGGATGGAGAAGCAGGGCTTCTAG
- a CDS encoding D-2-hydroxyacid dehydrogenase gives MADGERPVIALLTAPDEGPPPGLEQLEDRAEVRHTTTREELTDAIADAQILLVTDFRTRFVRDAWPHARKLQWVHATSAGVDALIFPEMARSSIPLTNARGIFDRAIAETVLGMVLLFAKDMRTTLTLQERREWRHRETERIQGKRALVVGAGSIGRQIARLLDGAGLWVDGVASRPRSDDADFGTVYGTADLHEQLPRADYVIIAAPLTDATRGLFDRSAFQAMDPGARLINIGRGPIVVTEELVAALHDGTIAGAALDVFEEEPLPPAHPLWDMPNVFLSHHMAGDFIGWREALIHQFIDNFERWSSGSSLRNVVDKQRGYVPPENPA, from the coding sequence ATGGCCGACGGAGAACGACCTGTCATCGCCCTGCTCACCGCACCGGACGAGGGACCGCCTCCGGGGCTTGAGCAGCTTGAGGACCGCGCCGAGGTTCGCCACACCACCACCCGCGAGGAACTCACCGACGCCATCGCGGATGCGCAGATCCTGCTCGTAACCGACTTCCGCACCCGCTTCGTCCGCGACGCCTGGCCCCACGCCCGGAAGCTCCAGTGGGTCCACGCCACCAGCGCCGGGGTCGACGCCCTGATCTTCCCCGAGATGGCCCGCTCCTCCATCCCCCTGACCAACGCCCGCGGCATCTTCGATCGCGCCATCGCGGAGACGGTATTGGGGATGGTCCTGCTCTTCGCCAAGGACATGCGCACCACCCTGACCCTGCAGGAGCGCCGCGAATGGCGCCACCGCGAGACCGAGCGCATCCAGGGCAAACGGGCCCTGGTCGTCGGCGCCGGCTCCATCGGTCGGCAGATCGCCCGGCTGCTCGATGGTGCCGGACTCTGGGTGGACGGCGTAGCCAGCCGCCCGCGCAGCGACGACGCCGACTTCGGCACCGTCTACGGCACCGCCGACCTGCACGAGCAGCTGCCGCGGGCGGACTACGTGATCATCGCCGCTCCGCTGACCGACGCCACCCGCGGGCTGTTCGATCGCAGCGCCTTCCAGGCCATGGACCCCGGCGCTCGGCTGATCAACATCGGCCGTGGTCCGATCGTAGTGACCGAGGAACTGGTCGCGGCCCTCCATGACGGCACCATCGCCGGCGCCGCCCTCGACGTCTTCGAGGAAGAACCGCTGCCGCCGGCCCATCCGCTATGGGACATGCCCAACGTCTTCCTCTCCCACCACATGGCCGGCGACTTCATCGGCTGGCGCGAGGCCCTGATCCATCAATTCATCGACAACTTCGAGCGGTGGTCCAGCGGATCATCCCTGCGCAACGTCGTCGACAAGCAACGCGGTTACGTGCCACCGGAGAACCCAGCATGA
- a CDS encoding amidase has protein sequence MSSHPTAIADLTASELLRRYRSGSLSPVEATEAALARIRAHNETVNAFCLVDETTTLAAARRAEQRYLNTSPMGELDGVPVAIKDVFLTRGWPNLKGSKTVDPAGPWEQDAPAVSALRRHGFVPLGKTTTPELGWKGVTDCPCYGVTRNPFDPDKTAGGSSGGSASSVVLGMGPLALGTDAGGSIRIPAGFSGLVGHKPTQGRVPLWPASPFGQLAHPGPMTWTVEDAARLMNVIAETDPRDPTLPAAGGDYVAALAGGVGGLRVAFSPNLGYVQVDAEIARSVAEAARMFEALGARVEEVDPGFADPREAFDLLFFGGAANALRSIPEERHAEMDPCLIEAAGSVRDASMLDYLAAMNERAALIERTSLFHQQYDLLLTPTLPIPAFTAGREVPEGWHDPRWPSWTPFTYPFNMTGQPACSVPCGFTGQGLPIGLQIVGPRHADALVLRAAHAYQQAAPLTDHRPAWAR, from the coding sequence ATGAGCAGCCACCCCACCGCCATCGCCGATCTCACCGCCAGTGAGCTGCTGCGCCGCTACCGCAGTGGCAGCCTCTCCCCGGTCGAGGCCACGGAAGCGGCCCTGGCCCGGATCCGGGCCCACAACGAGACGGTCAACGCCTTCTGTCTGGTGGACGAGACAACCACCCTGGCCGCCGCCCGGCGGGCCGAGCAGCGCTACCTCAACACCTCCCCGATGGGCGAGCTGGATGGCGTGCCCGTGGCCATCAAGGACGTCTTCCTCACCCGCGGCTGGCCCAACCTCAAGGGATCGAAGACCGTCGACCCGGCCGGCCCCTGGGAGCAGGATGCCCCGGCGGTCTCGGCGCTGCGCCGCCACGGCTTCGTGCCGCTGGGCAAGACCACCACGCCGGAGCTCGGCTGGAAGGGGGTCACGGACTGCCCGTGCTACGGCGTCACCCGCAACCCCTTCGATCCCGACAAGACCGCCGGCGGCTCCAGCGGCGGCAGCGCCTCCTCGGTGGTTCTGGGCATGGGGCCGCTGGCCCTGGGCACCGACGCCGGCGGCTCGATCCGCATCCCCGCCGGTTTCTCGGGGCTGGTCGGCCACAAGCCGACCCAGGGCCGTGTGCCCCTCTGGCCGGCGAGCCCGTTCGGCCAACTGGCCCACCCGGGGCCGATGACCTGGACCGTGGAGGACGCCGCACGGTTGATGAACGTCATCGCCGAGACGGACCCCCGGGATCCGACCCTACCCGCGGCCGGAGGCGACTACGTCGCCGCCCTGGCCGGCGGCGTGGGCGGGCTGCGCGTGGCCTTCAGCCCCAACCTCGGGTATGTGCAGGTGGACGCGGAGATCGCCCGCAGCGTGGCCGAGGCGGCGCGCATGTTCGAGGCGCTGGGCGCCCGGGTCGAGGAGGTGGATCCGGGGTTCGCCGACCCGCGCGAGGCGTTCGATCTGCTCTTCTTCGGCGGCGCGGCCAACGCCCTGCGCAGCATCCCCGAGGAGCGCCACGCCGAGATGGACCCGTGCCTGATCGAGGCGGCAGGCAGTGTCCGCGACGCCTCCATGCTCGACTACCTGGCGGCGATGAACGAGCGGGCGGCGCTGATCGAGCGCACCAGCCTGTTCCACCAGCAGTACGACCTGCTGCTGACCCCCACGCTGCCGATCCCCGCGTTCACCGCCGGGCGCGAGGTCCCGGAGGGCTGGCACGACCCACGCTGGCCCAGCTGGACCCCGTTCACCTACCCGTTCAACATGACCGGCCAGCCGGCCTGCTCGGTGCCCTGCGGCTTCACTGGGCAGGGCCTGCCCATCGGCCTGCAGATCGTCGGCCCCCGGCACGCCGATGCCCTAGTGCTGCGTGCCGCCCACGCCTACCAGCAGGCGGCACCGCTGACCGATCACCGACCGGCCTGGGCCCGCTGA
- a CDS encoding aldehyde dehydrogenase family protein, which translates to MIDSPLLPEFNGYIAGEWVAADNGATFQITNPANGELLGELPAMGAHEAGRAVDAAHTALEETPDLETRRGWLQAIDTALREHQEELGRILTLEHGKPHAEGQGEVLYAAGFFAYAARNLDALAPRTLDEQPRGCTWTVHNRPAGAVALVTPWNFPIGMIAKKLSASLAAGAPAVIKPSSKTPLTMTALFTLLHRELDLPAGMVNLVTGAAGPIGDALLTDRRIRVFSFTGSTDVGQSLIRDSADDCTRLALELGGNAPFIVFADADLDWAADQLMANKFRGGGQTCVCANRILVEDSVIDRFSEKVAERAARLTVGDGMSPGVDLGPLIDRSGYDKVRRHFLDAVEQGATPVLGSDPGPLEQEHGAYFPPTVVRGVTATMACWQEETFGPLVPMAAFGDEAEALAMANDTEFGLAAYLFTGDDARAERFIPRLSFPHVGWNTGSGPTPEAPFGGMKLSGYGREGGLEGLFEFIDTQTVPRVQG; encoded by the coding sequence ATGATCGATTCACCGCTACTGCCCGAATTCAACGGCTACATTGCCGGGGAGTGGGTGGCCGCCGACAACGGCGCCACCTTCCAGATCACCAACCCGGCCAACGGCGAGCTGCTCGGCGAACTGCCGGCGATGGGCGCCCACGAGGCCGGGCGTGCCGTCGATGCCGCCCACACCGCCCTGGAAGAGACCCCGGACCTGGAGACCCGGCGCGGCTGGCTGCAGGCCATCGACACGGCCCTGCGCGAGCACCAGGAGGAGCTGGGGCGAATCCTCACCCTGGAGCACGGCAAGCCCCACGCCGAGGGCCAGGGCGAAGTGCTCTACGCCGCCGGCTTCTTCGCCTACGCGGCGCGCAACCTCGACGCGCTCGCGCCGCGCACCCTGGACGAACAGCCCCGCGGCTGCACCTGGACCGTGCACAATCGCCCGGCGGGCGCCGTGGCCCTGGTCACGCCGTGGAACTTCCCCATCGGCATGATCGCCAAGAAGCTCTCCGCGTCGCTGGCCGCCGGCGCGCCCGCCGTGATCAAACCCTCCTCGAAGACGCCGCTGACCATGACGGCCCTGTTCACCCTGCTCCACCGGGAGCTCGACCTGCCCGCGGGCATGGTCAACCTGGTCACCGGCGCTGCTGGCCCCATCGGCGATGCCCTGCTGACCGACCGGCGGATCCGGGTGTTCAGCTTCACCGGCTCCACCGACGTCGGCCAGTCCCTGATCCGCGACAGCGCGGACGACTGCACGCGCCTGGCCTTGGAGCTCGGCGGCAACGCCCCGTTCATTGTCTTCGCCGACGCCGACCTGGACTGGGCCGCGGATCAGCTCATGGCCAACAAGTTCCGGGGCGGCGGCCAGACCTGCGTCTGCGCCAACCGGATCCTGGTAGAGGACTCGGTCATCGACCGCTTCTCGGAGAAGGTCGCCGAGCGCGCCGCCCGATTGACCGTCGGCGACGGCATGAGCCCCGGCGTGGATCTGGGCCCGCTGATCGACCGCAGCGGCTACGACAAGGTCCGCCGCCACTTCCTGGACGCCGTCGAACAGGGTGCCACCCCGGTACTGGGCAGCGACCCGGGCCCGCTGGAGCAGGAGCACGGCGCCTACTTCCCGCCCACGGTGGTCCGCGGCGTGACCGCCACGATGGCCTGCTGGCAGGAGGAGACGTTTGGGCCGCTGGTGCCCATGGCCGCCTTCGGCGACGAGGCTGAGGCGCTGGCCATGGCCAACGACACCGAGTTCGGGCTCGCCGCCTACCTGTTCACCGGCGACGACGCCCGGGCGGAGCGGTTCATTCCGCGCCTATCCTTCCCCCACGTGGGCTGGAACACCGGCAGCGGCCCCACCCCGGAGGCGCCCTTCGGCGGTATGAAGCTCTCCGGCTACGGCCGCGAGGGCGGCCTGGAAGGGCTGTTCGAGTTCATCGACACCCAGACCGTGCCGCGGGTCCAGGGGTAA
- a CDS encoding TraR/DksA family transcriptional regulator, with amino-acid sequence MTDEQTETFRQQLLALREETVAAAESARAATATVELDQTRQGRLSRMDALQGQQMALERERRRQHLVQRIDGALRRLDSGDFGYCFICGEDIDPRRLQADPTLTRCAECAA; translated from the coding sequence ATGACCGACGAGCAGACCGAAACATTCCGCCAGCAACTGCTGGCGCTGCGTGAGGAGACCGTCGCCGCTGCGGAGTCCGCGCGGGCTGCCACTGCCACGGTGGAGCTCGATCAGACCCGTCAAGGACGGCTGTCGCGGATGGACGCCCTCCAGGGCCAGCAGATGGCCCTGGAGCGCGAGCGGCGCCGTCAGCACCTGGTCCAGCGCATCGACGGCGCACTGCGCCGGCTGGACAGCGGCGACTTCGGCTACTGCTTCATCTGCGGCGAGGACATCGACCCGCGCCGCCTCCAGGCCGACCCCACGCTGACAAGATGTGCCGAGTGCGCGGCTTAG
- the epmA gene encoding EF-P lysine aminoacylase EpmA, with protein MAAGGPCGAADGATVRRVGQKLARIRGFFAERGVVEVQPPCLGPAAMDPALESIPVPGAAADGDAAYLQTSPESAMKAMLAAGSSDIYYLGPAWRGGERGRWHATEFTLLEWYRIGFDHHRLMDEVSALAALLVGDRPVERWSYQEAFRRYAGVDPLDDADDALRDALADQGIDLHGAAPSRDDALDLLLSHAVGPALGHGQLTFLYGFPASQAALARLDDADPRTARRFECFIDGLEIANGYHELTDPAAQRARFEAEQAERRGAGQPVYDLDERLLGALERGVPDCAGVALGVDRLLAVALGAESLAAVRGSGG; from the coding sequence ATGGCGGCCGGCGGTCCGTGCGGCGCCGCCGACGGCGCCACCGTGCGCCGGGTCGGTCAGAAGCTGGCACGGATCCGCGGCTTCTTCGCCGAGCGCGGGGTGGTGGAGGTGCAGCCGCCGTGCCTCGGCCCGGCGGCCATGGACCCGGCGCTGGAGAGCATCCCGGTGCCCGGGGCGGCCGCCGACGGCGACGCCGCCTACCTGCAGACCTCCCCGGAATCGGCGATGAAGGCTATGCTCGCCGCCGGCAGCAGCGACATCTACTACCTCGGGCCGGCCTGGCGGGGCGGTGAGCGCGGGCGCTGGCACGCCACCGAGTTCACGCTGCTCGAGTGGTACCGCATCGGCTTCGACCACCACCGGCTGATGGACGAGGTGTCGGCGCTGGCGGCGCTGCTTGTCGGTGATCGCCCGGTCGAGCGCTGGTCCTACCAAGAGGCCTTTCGCCGTTACGCCGGTGTTGATCCCTTGGACGACGCGGATGACGCACTCCGCGACGCTCTGGCGGACCAGGGCATCGATCTGCACGGGGCCGCCCCGAGCCGCGATGACGCGCTCGATCTGCTGCTCTCCCACGCCGTGGGGCCGGCCCTGGGCCACGGCCAGTTGACCTTTCTCTACGGGTTTCCGGCGAGCCAGGCGGCCCTGGCCCGCCTTGACGACGCTGACCCGCGCACTGCGCGGCGTTTCGAGTGCTTCATCGACGGCCTGGAGATCGCCAACGGCTACCACGAACTCACCGACCCCGCCGCGCAGCGGGCGCGCTTCGAGGCCGAGCAGGCCGAGCGCCGCGGCGCCGGGCAGCCGGTGTACGACCTCGACGAGCGGCTGCTCGGCGCCCTGGAGCGCGGTGTACCCGACTGCGCCGGGGTGGCGCTGGGCGTCGACCGGCTGCTGGCGGTGGCGCTGGGGGCAGAGTCGTTGGCGGCGGTGCGGGGTTCGGGCGGCTAA
- the efp gene encoding elongation factor P, with amino-acid sequence MATYSTNEFKGGLKIMLDGDPFTIVENEFVKPGKGQAFNRVKLRNLKTNRVVEKTFKSGESVEAADVMETELQYLYNDGEFWYFMDPTSFEQKAAPSSAVGDAANWIKEQDTCTVILWNDTPLQVEAPNFVDLKVIETDPGVRGDTSSGGTKPAKLETGATVRVPLFIEEGEVLRVDTRKAEYVSRAKD; translated from the coding sequence ATGGCGACCTATAGCACCAACGAGTTTAAGGGCGGGCTCAAGATTATGCTCGACGGGGATCCTTTCACCATCGTCGAGAACGAGTTCGTCAAGCCCGGCAAGGGGCAGGCCTTCAACCGGGTCAAGCTGCGCAATCTGAAGACCAATCGTGTCGTCGAGAAGACGTTCAAGTCCGGCGAGAGCGTCGAGGCGGCCGACGTCATGGAGACCGAACTCCAGTATCTCTACAACGACGGCGAGTTCTGGTACTTCATGGATCCCACCTCCTTCGAGCAGAAGGCGGCCCCGAGCAGTGCCGTGGGGGATGCCGCCAACTGGATCAAGGAGCAGGATACCTGCACCGTCATCCTGTGGAACGACACCCCGCTGCAGGTGGAGGCGCCGAACTTCGTCGACCTCAAGGTCATCGAGACCGATCCGGGCGTGCGCGGGGATACCAGCAGCGGCGGGACCAAGCCGGCCAAGCTGGAGACCGGCGCCACGGTGCGCGTGCCCCTGTTCATCGAGGAAGGCGAGGTGCTGCGCGTCGATACCCGCAAGGCGGAGTACGTCAGCCGCGCCAAGGACTGA